The nucleotide window CAACTCCAGCGAAGACACAGTGGAACGATGAGTACGTTGATGCTGGTCTGTGATTGTGTGAATGCGATAAAGCCTCTCACACAGTAAATTCTTCACCAGAACCTCTTTTTTGCTATAAAAGTTCACGTAAAACCTAAGGTCTAAGGAAGTAAAATAGGGTTGACCCAAAACTAGGTTAGAAATTGTAGAGGGAGACATAGTTAAATTGGCAGCTCTCTGGCTTTGACAAGTGGGAGCATCACTAAAGAGTAGAGACAAGTGGAGGGGTCGATCAATTTAAGAATAAAATATGGTACATGTGGGCTTTATATATACCTCCTTCCCATGCTGAGAGTTTGCCCAGCAAAGACGCAAAGCAAGCTACGGCTTCACAGAGCTAGAGCTTATCTCGTGAGGCTTTTACCCAATTCCCTCTTCCTTTTTATCCTCCTCCTACCACCATTCTTCATTACACATCTCCGAAAACACCTACTCCACCAGTCCACCTCTTATTCATAAATTCCCCATTCTAATTTTCCGGGAGCTAGTCTTTTTCTGCATAATTTATTTGCTTGTTCAGAAAGTATGAGTAATACAATGATGCCCAGGGTGAAAGTCATGGTTTATTTGGTCTATGACAGGGGTTAGCGCCCAGCCGATCGATCTGATCCTTGAATTAAGCCTCTACTCTATTCATAATAAAAGTATGAAGGGTGGTGTTGTGTGTGGTTTCTGAGCCTAACTTCCATatacatcttcttcttctttttttgttctttttttttttgtagtgattaTTCATTGTAAGTAATGAAGGAGAAAGGTAAGAAGGGCTTGATCACCAAAACATGGGAGCGATGCAAATCCATCGGCCGCAAGAGTAGTAGTACTAGCAATACTACTTCGTCTGCGGTCGTGCCTGCTCTTACAAAGAAGAGCAAATCCTGTCCTCACATCGACCTCTACACGACGGATGATGATCATCGTCGTCATCACCGCCGCCAGGTGGCACCAGAAGGCTGCTTCTCTGTCTACGTGGGACCTGAAAAGCAAAGGTTTGTGGTGAAAACCGAGTACGCAAACCATCCTCTCTTCAAGTTGCTGCTTGAAGAAGCCGAGTCCGAATTCGGTTACTATAGTAAAGGTCCTCTCGTGCTTCCTTGTCACGTTGAAGTTTTCTACAAGGTGCTGCTGGAAATGGAGGATTGCGGTGGTGATGATCAGAAGATTTCTCGAGGTTGCGGATTTGCTAAGCGTTATGGGTCTTATCATCTTCTCAGCCCGTCTCGTATGGTTGCCATTAATCAGTTCTAGCTAATTGTGTATAGTCTATGAATCTGTCATCATGTGTATGTATGCTCAAGCTTGGGTTGATTATGTGTATCTGTTTGGTTTATGTACATGATCTGTGGGATTTAAGTTGTCTTTAGTCCTGCAATAGCCTTGTTAAATTAGGATGGGATAATGGGAGAGGATAAACACTAGGCAGGACAAAGATCCAAGCTATCGTTGTATTATTATAGCTCTTAATTATAGTTAATTgagtgtttgttttcttttgtaacTTTGGTTAACCCCAACTTAAgagtttttgtctatttaccctaATTTTGGAGATTTTTTTCCACTTACCTTCTTAAGGTTTTTAATTCATCATtacccataaagactctaataaggtcttccctagtacccaattaagttttttttagactattttaccctcacccctttgttttatatatatatatatatatatatatatatatatatatattgagagagagagaaagagagagaagtcataggagacttcgccggactccggtcaccggccgccatCCATC belongs to Rosa chinensis cultivar Old Blush chromosome 4, RchiOBHm-V2, whole genome shotgun sequence and includes:
- the LOC112197970 gene encoding protein SMALL AUXIN UP-REGULATED RNA 10, producing the protein MKEKGKKGLITKTWERCKSIGRKSSSTSNTTSSAVVPALTKKSKSCPHIDLYTTDDDHRRHHRRQVAPEGCFSVYVGPEKQRFVVKTEYANHPLFKLLLEEAESEFGYYSKGPLVLPCHVEVFYKVLLEMEDCGGDDQKISRGCGFAKRYGSYHLLSPSRMVAINQF